The DNA segment AAGCCCTGAGGCTCGCGTCGGGCCAACGAAACGGTACTATTTCTCATTTTTAATTGCGAATTTTCCACGCCGCTAACATTCCTCGTTCGCTTTTATTGACAGGAATTTTCCTTAATAAAGTcccacatactttttttaatttgacgcCTAGGAATTCCGGTCAAGGTTGGCCGTGTTGTTCAGGATCAGGTTTCAGGGACGCGCTTGCTAGATTTTAACGAACGCTTTTCCCTCATTCTGCCTTTTCATTCCGCTCTCTTTTCGCATTTAATGCATCACCGCCCTTCAAACAAGTCTAGACGTTTCATCAAACGAGAAGTTTATAACTTTTGCATTAAAACTGAACGAAAAGAACACCCCCAAAATGAAAACTCGTTTCGAGCGATGTTGGTGTAGGttagttaattaaattttatgggaTGGCCATCCTGTTAATGGCCTGTCACTTGCACACTTGATTTGATTTACGTCCAGCGGTACCAACCTGTTTTGTTCcaattatttacatttgccCGTAAAATCACACAAATTTACCTTGAAAAATCCATTTCAATTCAGAACAACACCTATAACTTTACTAACTAACCATAAAAACGTTCAATTGTTCAATTTGTTTTCTGACACTTAacatgtcaaaaatgacacatGACAGTTAGCAGAAAGTACAATTGAAACTAATGTTCTAACACGGCTTGACTCTATTTGCACTGCTGCCAACCCACTTTGTTTCCTAATTTGCTTTTCACAGTCCTAGTAATTTTATTGCTAGAGATTGGAAGCACTGAAAGCGAAGTAGAATTTATTGTTGCGTGTGATTTCTTCTTCCCCCAACTAATGAGATTCACACCGAGCGTTGATAATTCCTTTTTCCGCTTTCTGCAAGCGACGAACTAGCAGTTTCAGCTGAGACACACGTTTCTTTTGTAGAATGCGACAAAACCGTCGTCGTCCATCGTGAATCCGGTGAATTCGGATTTCGCATCCACGGTTCAAAACCCGTCGTGGTTTCAGCAATCGAACATGGAACACCAGCTGAAACTTCAGGACTTGAAGTCGGGGACATAGTCTTAGCAGTGAATGGAGTCAGCGTGTTGGATAAGAGTCATTCGGAGGTGGTGAAGATCGCTCACGCGGGGAGCGACACCTTATCACTAGAGGCAAGTGTTGGCAGTCTGTGGATGTGCCAGGTGGGGGATGGATATATCTTGTCGTTTCAGGTAGCCCGGACGTGCTACGCTCTGAACAGCCCCCAAGACGAGCATTCCTCTGTCGCCCTCTACAGCGGGTACTTGTGGAAACAGAGCGGGTATGCGAGCGGCGCCGCCACCAACAAGTGGATCCGTCGCTGGTTTTGCCTGAAGCAGAACAATTGCCTTTACTACTATAAGACTGATTCGGTGAGTAGAAGAAAAGAGTAACACTGTCGGGAGCCTTCCTGTGCGTCGTTGCAGGAGAAACAACCAGTTGGGGTGGTGATGTTGTTCGACCACGAGGTGAAGAAGCaaaacgacgacgacgacggcCTCTCCAAGCCGTACAGATTCGTGGTGTACAAGCCGGAGGCGGTTCCGTTGCACCTGGCGGCGGACAACGCCACCGCCCTCAACAGGTGGATCGAGGTGGTGTCCAGAGCCATCAGCGACAGTCAAACAGTAGACGACTTCCTCGAAAGGACGAAGAAGAACTTGGCGGCGGCGCCCAACGCCATAACCACTCCCGATTGTTTCGGCTACTTGGTCAAGCTGGGGACCCAATGGAAGTCGTGGAGCAAGAGGTACTGCGTGCTCAAAGACGCCTGTCTCTACTTCTATCAAGACGCCAACGCCAAGTGTGCGTTCGGTGGGTTTTTGCCGCTTGTGCGACAGTTTTGTTGGAGAGAGGGTCATGTTGCAGGTGTCGCTTATCTCCAAGGGTACAGAGTGCAGCAGTCCATAACTGGTAGTAAGAAGCACGCTTTCGAGATAATTCCTCCGGATCCGAGCAAGAAGCATTTCTATTTCCACACGGAGTCGGACGCTGACAGGAAGAGGTGAGTAGGGAGAGAGTGGAGGTGGCGTAGTGACGGCGCGTTTCAGGTGGATCGCCGCCCTCGAGTATTCCATTGACAGATGGCTCAAGATCCAGTAGGGCCAACCGCTAAACGAAACTGAAGCGACATATTGTTTCATGGCGAAATCGATGTTTAAAAACCAAATATCACTAATGTAGAGATGCatgtttttattatcattattaattGAGAAGAGTAATTCATTGCTCAATTATTTCCTTGTGTAAATTGATTTGTATTATTGTTTATAATAAAACTGGTACTATACTTAAATTACGCACTGCCATATTGTAAATAGAATAAAGACGATACAAATAAAACGAGTCACCTTGGACTTGgacattttgacgtttattgacagatgacagattGACATCATGATCGACTCCCCCGCTCAGCCGATCGAAGCCAGACATTCTGCGAGCAGAAAGTCTAGCCCTTTGTTCGACGATTGTGAGTTGAGTCCCACGGagtctcattttctaacagaCCAGTTTAGATCCTAAGGCCAAAGAAGATGACTTTATCAAACAGATGCAAGGACTGATTCGGGGAAACTCCCTCTTGAATTATTTTCTTCGCATGTCCTGGGTTCACAAGGTTGAGTTTTTGACCAAGTTGATCAAACGATGCAGAACTATCGGGACCTTGTCACTCTTGCTGAACACCCTGTACTCTGTCACCGGAAAAATCGTCTTCTATTGCAAGAGCACGTGAGTTTTCCCACAGGTAAAACTGATAATTTAGATTGGTACTACTAGAACTCGCACACCAATCAACTACGACAAAATCCTGAACGACCACGACAGAATGCTTGACTTTGAAGTACTACAGGAAAACATTCATTCTGATTTGCTCTGGTTCGAGACCATTGACGACAAGGAGCAAGCCGCGTATGTTATTAGTGAGTGTAGCATCTTCTACAGTACTAGTAGTACAAGTAGCTGTGGTGGTTTTAGTGCTGGTAGAAGTAGTTTCACAAATAAAAGATGTGAAGCAACTGTTTGCTTGTAAATAGATTTAATATTCTCTTTTGGTGCTTTTATGCAATTGTGTTGGCAGCCTTGCTCCGAATTTCTGGTGGCGCCATAATCTCGAAATTGTACAAACGCATACTAAAACTTTATACGGAACGTGTCCACGAGCTCGCTTTGTTAGCATCGGCATCAAAGGAAGCGAACAACAGCGAAGAGGAAGAACAACAATCAAAACCTTTCGAATATCCACATGATCCAGATGATCCCAAACACCAAAAGTGTCTCAAACTGGAGAAACTCTGGAACGAGACGATGGTTCATTTTAGAAAGGAAGTTGAAAAGCACCAACCAAAAACTAAGAAGGAGAAGGATCACGCGAAAAAaggaaagaagaagaagaaaggaAGCAAAACGAAGAGTACCGGTAAGAGCAAGAAGGGGAAGAAAAAGGGAAAGAAGgggaagaaaaagaaaaaggggAAGAAGGGACAACCAGTCGATTGGGTACTTTAATATACACTGGCGAGAACGGATTTGAATGATGAGGTTTCAGATCCAGATTATGCCTATTTGGCTAGTGAAGAAAATCTTCAGTTATTTGGACAAGAAATCGTTGGCTagggcaaaaaaagtgaacGAGTTTTGGAAGTGGGCGGTTACGGAGCTCCTGAAAGATCGGAAAGCGCGAAAACTCCTGGACAAAGCTAACCAAAAGTTGAAAGTACATAAAGTGTGGGTGAAAAATTTCCGTTTTGATTTGTCGTGATTTCAGGATGCCGCTGGTGGGGAGTGTGCCCTTCCAGAAGACGTCACTTTCAAAACTCCAACACCCAGAGTGAGTCACACACAAAAACGGATAAACAAGTTGCAAGAGCGTGGGACGATTTTGGAGGAGTTGAGACACATTTCTGACGGAGTTCTGGATACTCGCTGTCTCGTGGTGGAGGCTTGCAGAGTAGATGTTTTCGTTTGATGGGTTCTTCCACGTCAAACATTTTCTTGTAGACGTTTGCCGACACGCTACCATATTTTGATCAGATTACCATGTTTCCAAGATTCGTCCGGACAAATTCTCCGCTCTACAAGAAACCAAAATATATTGTCAAAGACTACAAGATTATCTATGAAGAGCCAGACGATTCGCTGTCAGTTTCTCTAGACGATGCGAAGCTTTCTCGGCATGTGTACTCTTCAGACGAATCGACTAGCAGCgatgaaatgtcaaagtaGACAGTGTCAATTGtcacaaaaaattactttcggtataaataaataaatgaataaatatgtattgaaCCGCAAAACGTATCAGAAAAATTTGCTACATTCGCTATACACTTTGggacaatattttttggcAAACGCACTGTACGGCACTTCTTCACGAACTGAAATTTTCGTCTTGGCACTGAGGTTGTTCCAGAAGTGCACCACGTAACTATCCGACGCCAAGTTTTCAACTATTGCCGACTGGCTGTGGTTAAAATACATCTCCCACTTCTCCCAGGGCACGGGATAGAAAGTTTTAGAAGGGTACACCTTAAAACCCCCCGTACAAGTCTGCCCCACTAAGCTACCGACGTCTTCGCTCGCGCACAATTTCTTGGAGTCTTGTGATGACTCCAGGTCCATTGTTCGCCCAGTTTTCTCCGTTGAAATTGTCCCTTAAATCTTTCAAAGCAAGAGTTGCCAACTTGTGGCCAGCCCCTGTAGGCGCAAAACTCATAACTCCAGCGGCCACAAGAGAATCTGACTGGGCGCCGGAGTAGTTCGGGGCTAGTTCTTCCAGAGACTTGATCACTATCACGTCCAGATCTGCGTAGATGCCGCCATATTTCCACAACGTCAAGTATCTGTCAAAAAATCAGGGTTGTCGATTAAAATTCAAGTGTGAGGTTATGCTCACCGTAAAACGTCACTGGCGTGCGACTGAGGATACTTAGACTTGTCGATTTTGCCCCCCTTGTAGAGGTCCTCAACGGGGGTGTCTTTCACGTATCTTTCAAAATCTAAATGTCCAATTTTGACGTTCTTGTACGAGATCAGGG comes from the Tenebrio molitor chromosome 9, icTenMoli1.1, whole genome shotgun sequence genome and includes:
- the LOC138139243 gene encoding uncharacterized protein — translated: MIDSPAQPIEARHSASRKSSPLFDDYPKAKEDDFIKQMQGLIRGNSLLNYFLRMSWVHKVEFLTKLIKRCRTIGTLSLLLNTLYSVTGKIVFYCKSTTRTPINYDKILNDHDRMLDFEVLQENIHSDLLWFETIDDKEQAAYVITLLRISGGAIISKLYKRILKLYTERVHELALLASASKEANNSEEEEQQSKPFEYPHDPDDPKHQKCLKLEKLWNETMVHFRKEVEKHQPKTKKEKDHAKKGKKKKKGSKTKSTGKSKKGKKKGKKGKKKKKGKKGQPVDWIQIMPIWLVKKIFSYLDKKSLARAKKVNEFWKWAVTELLKDRKARKLLDKANQKLKDAAGGECALPEDVTFKTPTPRVSHTQKRINKLQERGTILEELRHISDGVLDTRCLVVEACRTFADTLPYFDQITMFPRFVRTNSPLYKKPKYIVKDYKIIYEEPDDSLSVSLDDAKLSRHVYSSDESTSSDEMSK
- the LOC138139239 gene encoding uncharacterized protein isoform X6 yields the protein MALECDKTVVVHRESGEFGFRIHGSKPVVVSAIEHGTPAETSGLEVGDIVLAVNGVSVLDKSHSEVVKIAHAGSDTLSLEATRTCYALNSPQDEHSSVALYSGYLWKQSGYASGAATNKWIRRWFCLKQNNCLYYYKTDSEKQPVGVVMLFDHEVKKQNDDDDGLSKPYRFVVYKPEAVPLHLAADNATALNRWIEVVSRAISDSQTVDDFLERTKKNLAAAPNAITTPDCFGYLVKLGTQWKSWSKRYCVLKDACLYFYQDANAKCAFGVAYLQGYRVQQSITGSKKHAFEIIPPDPSKKHFYFHTESDADRKRWIAALEYSIDRWLKIQ
- the LOC138139239 gene encoding uncharacterized protein isoform X5, which gives rise to MALANGTAAEPPHDNAQLRNKLEEILKLMLVIWCRENQALRLASGQRNECDKTVVVHRESGEFGFRIHGSKPVVVSAIEHGTPAETSGLEVGDIVLAVNGVSVLDKSHSEVVKIAHAGSDTLSLEATRTCYALNSPQDEHSSVALYSGYLWKQSGYASGAATNKWIRRWFCLKQNNCLYYYKTDSEKQPVGVVMLFDHEVKKQNDDDDGLSKPYRFVVYKPEAVPLHLAADNATALNRWIEVVSRAISDSQTVDDFLERTKKNLAAAPNAITTPDCFGYLVKLGTQWKSWSKRYCVLKDACLYFYQDANAKCAFGVAYLQGYRVQQSITGSKKHAFEIIPPDPSKKHFYFHTESDADRKRWIAALEYSIDRWLKIQ